The genomic stretch TTTTTTTCCTTAGATAATTGGCAACGAATTCATATATACCAAAACCAGCTGTTAAGATTACAGCCAGATGGCCAAAGGAAAACAACACCCGCACATGGGCAATGGTTAATAAACCAGCCAGGAGCGTCATCTGGATTGGCCATTGGCGGAAAAGCAACGCGACTTTGCATTCATAGATGATCTTGCGCCACAAGACGAGGGCGATACACAGAAAGCAGACGAGCAGGAAAAAGCCGCTCAGATAGTGGAACGGCCGGAAAATCAAGGCGGACATAAAGTCCTCCAGTAAGGCCAGGTCCAATTCACTTAATCTCGGCCAGACACTGATTGCTGCTGAACTGAGGAGCCAGGCCAACAGCAACAGCCCCCAGTTTGTCCAGTGCTGCACCAGAATATCCTCCTTGTCTGTTTTGTCCCAGGTAGAACAAAACAAGCCTATTTCACTTTATGCCCGCCCATATGAAATTTATCACTTTTTTCATTGAGCAAAACGAGATTTTTTAGTCAATAAACAGAACGGATTTTTAAAACCGTTTGCCGAACACGGTCAAACACTCCATCACACACGAGGGGAGAATACCCCTGTTCTTCAGAGGGGTGAATATTTGGGTCACACAACACCGGGCCATATGTATCCTCACCTGTCACATAGTGTTGTACTAAGTGACTGATGACAGCCACATAAATATTTTTAACAAAGGGGGTTTCACCAGCAGGAAACACGGTGTACTGCCCCACAAGCCACACGCTCCTGGCTACCCCGCCAGTCTCCTCTTTTAATTCCCGCACCACGGCCTCCAGCGGGCTTTCTCCTTTTTCCACCTTACCGCCCGGCCATTCTATCCCCCGTCTTTTGTGGCGGGTAAACACCAATTGGTTTTGATACAAAGCTAAGGCCACAACATGCCCGGCCTCATGAAATTCTTTGGGGAACAGTTTAAGTTCAACCCGATGGTGGTAAGCTCCCCGAAAAGAGACGCAATCTTCCTCTCCCCATAGGACCATCCTCATCTTGGTTTCCCTTCTTTTTTGTTTCGTGTCAACTGCTTGGCTTGAACATTCAACCCGCCATTGATATCGATAATACTGCCGGTAATGAAGTCGGAATCTTCCTGCACGAGAAAAGCGATCACCCGGGCAATATCCTCTCCAGATCCCGGCCGCCCAATGGGCGCCAAATTAAAGGATCGTTCCTGTCTCACTTGTTTAATCGTTTGCTCCTTATGCGGGCCAACAATATCTCCTGGACAGACCATATTAACGGTAATCCCGTATTCGCTCTCTTCCATGGCTAAGCTTTTAGTCAGCGAAACAAGCCCAACCTTGGCAGCTGCAAAAGCGGCCCGGTGCATCCAGCCTGTTGCTTCATGGGCGTGGCTGAACCCCAAATTAATAATCCTGCCCCACTTTTTTTGGCGCATGTGCGGTATCGCTTCACGGCATAAATAAAACGCAGCCGACAAATTGCCATTGATCATTAATTCCCATTCCTCGTCCGTATAGGCAACAAGTTTTTTCCGCTCAAAAATATAGGGGCCTGCGTTATTAATTAAAATGTCAAGGCTGCCCAGTTGGTCTACTGTCTGGCGAACCATACGGCGGCAATCTTCTTTGCGGGATACATCCCCCTGCACCAGCCCACAGCGGACACCCTGCTCGATAATACGCTGCTGGAGTGCGAGGGCTTTATCGCGGCTTTGACGATAGTTAATCATGACATGGATCCCTTGTGCGGCAAGATGCTGGGCCGTTTGTACCCCCAATCCACTGGCACCCCCGGTAATTAATGCGACACGGCTTGGCACAGTGTTCACTCCCTTATCAGGTTAAACTCATTATAGCAAACATCGCCATGACTTTTAACCATATCATGGTATTAATCGGGATTTAGCGCCAAAGACTTGTGCATAATTGGTCGCTTCTTGCAAAGCTTTTTCTTCCAGTGGAATGCGCACAGCAAGCAGCATGATTTTTAATAGGGTAAACAGGCCAGCGGTGAAGTAAGCTTCAAACATCAACGGAAGAGTGACAAACTCCACTAAAACCACTGCATAATTGGGATGACGGACAAAGCGGTAGGGGCCGCTGGTCACCAGCTTAACGCCAGGGAGTACAAAAATACGTGTATTCCAGAACTTACCAAGCGATGCAATACACCACACACGCAACACTTGAGCCAAAACAAATACTGCAAACAGCCAAGCCCACCACGGCGGCAACCCTTTACGCCAGAGCTGAACTTCTAATATAAGGGACAAAAAGAAACCCACATGCACTAATACCATGTACTTGTAATGCTCGCGGCCAACTTCATAGGCTCCTTGGCTCTTCATCCACTGCCCATTCCGTGCAGCAATGCCTAATTCAAGCAACCGTTGCGCGATAACGAAGCTGATAACCCCCCAAAAAAAGGTCAAGCGCGCCCCCTCCCTTCTTGCCATTGGAGCAAGACCATCTCGGAGCTGAATCCGGGACCAAGGGCCGTCAGCAGTCCATAGTCACCCCATTCGATCTCTTGCCGCAGAAAGTGTTCCAACACAAATAAAACCGTGGCTGATGACATGTTGCCATAATTTTTTAAGACGTATTGTGCTGTCGATAAACGTGACAAGGGAATGCCCAACGCCACACTGTAGGCCTCCAACACTTTTTGCCCACCGGGATGGACAATCCAATGTTGACACCGTTCCAATTGTAAACGATGACGGGCCAAAAACTGTTCCACATTAGGCCTCAGCCAATCTTTAATGACAAAGGGAATGCTCTTGGAAAAGACCACATAAAACCCCTCGTTCTTAATCTCCCAGCCCATCACATCTTCGGAGTGGGGCTTAAAGGAAGATTGTGAGCCTACAATCCATGGAACAGATCTCAAAAAGGATAGCTTAAGCAACGGAGATTGATCACCTGCTACCAAAACACAAGCCGCCCCATCCGCAAATAAGGAGGTACCTACCAGATTGCTTTTAGATTTATCCTGGTGTTGGAATGTTAAACTGCATAACTCTACACTGAGTACCAATACACTCTGTTCTGGATGAGCCAGACAATAATCACAGGCTCTGGCTATGCCAGCAGCTCCCCCTGCACAGCCCAAGCCCCAAATCGGGAGGCGTACCGTATGAGGGGAGAAAGGAAGGAGATTCATGATTCGGGCCTCAATCGTAGGAGTGGCTAACCCTGAGCTGGAAATGAAAATAATCGCACTAATCTCTCCGGGCTGGATCTTCCTCTTTAAAAACCTCGGGTCAGACAGGCACTTATTAATCGCCGCCACACCCAGGCGGCACGCCTCACGGATAAACCGGTCATTCTTTTCCTGAAAAGAGCGCTCCGTGCTAAACCAGTTTAAAGGGGCACTAAAATAGCGCTGGTCAATGTTAGCATTTTCAAACACCTTTAAATAACGCTCCAGGTCAGCATAATCATCTTTAAACAAGGTTTTGACGGAATCAACAACTTCCCGCTGAGACACGCGGTAAGGAGGGGTTTGACAATGGACGGATATAATGGCAGGCATGTGTTGCTCCTCCTCGCAAAAACAGGATCCAAACTAGCCCGGGTTATAGATCAGTATGGGCCTAAAAAGCTGGGTTGATACCCTTTTTCTTCCGATGTGGTGTTATTCTTACTTTGTTGAACAAATGGAGGATAAAAGTGGTGGCCAGGGGATAAATTATAAACGAAACCGCAACCAATCAAAGGAGTGTGAAATGATGCAGCAGCAACAACAACCAGTTAACCAGCAACAACCTCTGATGCCTCGTCCGCCACAAGTCATAACCTCCAAAGATCTGGCTTATTTGACCGATCAATTGTCCTGGCAGCTGACGGCGACGAAAAAATGCCACCATTTTGCCCAGGAATGTATCGATCCTGAGATCAAAGCCGCTCTCGACCAAGCAGGTCAGATGCACATGCGCCACTATCAGATGCTACTTCGTCACTGCCAACATAACAACACCCAGGTTATGCAAAGCATACCGCAACCGTCCCAAAATCAACAATCAATGCAATAAGGAGCTGATACGACATGGTGACCAAACAAGATCCCAATGTGATTGCCAATCCTTCCTCCAACCAGCCTAAAGGCCCCCAAATGAATGATCGTGACCGTATGAATGATTGTTTAGCCACGGAAAAATATCTGTGTCAAAGTATTAATACAGCCACATGGGAAGCGAGTCACGATCAACTACATCAAGATTTGAAAACCATCTTAAATCAAACTCAGGAGTGTCATCGCAACTTATATAACTTGATGTTTAAAAAAGGATGGTACAAGCTGCAAGCTGCCGATCAAATGCAAATTGACAATACGTACCAACAATTTTCCAACTATACTGCCCAACTTCCTTATCAGAATCAAATGCAATAAGTCATAAAAACTAACACATGATAAAGCGACCTCCCATTACTGAAGGTCGCTTTTGTCTTGATCTCCAGCGGTCTGTTGCAGATTGGCCTCCTCAGTGCCCAAGGGGTATCCGTAGGAGCGATGCACATCCATCCACTCACCCATCTGGATCAAAGGAATGTTAAAGTTAACCATGGAATTATTGAATTCACTCAAGCGTTCATATTGGCTTTTGTTATTGTTTGGCTTGTTCGTCAAGATCGTCACCTCTTGATGGATATTTGTCCTTTGTCTCAGTAGTATATCCAAAAATCAGCGTTTACCCTGGAGAAAATGTCCAAACACATTTTTATCATCTACATATGCTATGTATGTGAGATCTCACCAAATCCTGATGAGGAGGTTTTCCAGCATGAGTGGTGCTTATCCTGTATCTCCTTGGAGCTCATTTGCGTTGATTGTAGTGTTGTTCATTCTGCTCATCATCGTTGGATGTGGGTGCTTCTTAGGCCACGTCGCTTATTAATCAATGACAAAATAACAGCTCATCCAACCCCCCTTCTCACGTGGCTGTCCGATAAGTCCTTAAAATGAAGCAAGTGGAGAAAAACAATTCGTTTCTCTCCACTTGCTTTTATATTTTTTCGATTTTTATCTGAAAGTAGCTGGCGGATGCCGGCTACTTTCAGTATGTTGTGGGCTAATGCCACAATCCCAAACTCGACATGTACCTTGTCGAGGCCCCGCAAAGAAAATCTGCGGAACGACCGATTGCCCTTGATGTGACCGAACACACTAATTCTGCCTCGACTTTGCGTCGAGCGTAGATGGCGGCTTTCTCTTCACATTCAAGGGCTGTTTTGGCCTTTGCTTTCATTTCTTCTGCTTTCATTTCTTCGAAGATGGGATTCCAGTGAACTTGACGATTTCCCTTCGCTTTTGTGCATTTCGCTTTCAATGGGCAATCGGTACAATCTTCACATTCGTATATTTTGAAGCTTTGTTCATAGCCAGATGGATTCTTTTTGTTTTTGTATTTTTTAAACGTTACTCTCCTTCCATTCGGGCAAATAAAACAATCATCCTCTTCACAATAGGTCCAGTTTTTGGCATTTTTAATGTCTTCCTGAATCCGTGACATATGGACGGGATTGGTTTAAATATTTGCCACATGATGACTTATAGACATTAAAATGATCACAAAATATTTGATTATCACCTTAAATACCTATATATTCCAGCCCATCCCCCGCCCAGCAGATTTCGATGGCATGCCAAAGATGCCCTGGTCACAGGGCGTTTGAGTGACAGGTCAAATGTCTGGGCGAGGTTTAGGCAAAAGCCTGATAGAGCCGTTTAAACGGTGTTAACCAAGCCCGTGATCCAATATACAGATATTGCCGGCGGGCATGTGTCACCATTTTTGCTGCCAGGGTGATCAACGTCTGGATCACCGTCCGGATCCGGCGCCGCTGCACTTTTTTGCGCAGGGGGCTGTCATTCACCCGCAAACTCTCCTGACTGATGATCCGCAGCAGGGTAGCAGCAGGGTATAGGTAAACAGCCCCAGACATAAGAGATATCGGCCACGTCCTCATCCAGATCCGTCCAATAAACATCCACCGTGATCTCTGGGATTAAAAGAATCTGGCCATCTTTGGCGATCGTCGTTTCCCGCACATCAAACACCTGATAGACCGGTTGGGGCAATCCCGGATCGGTCACACGGATTTTACCCGTATAGCGTGTGCACCCCTCCCGGATCACCGTGGCTTTTCCCTGATCCTGAGCAATGGCCAGCTAGGCTTCGGGGGATTCCCGGCGCAGGTTGCGTTTAATGATAAAATGCACCCCTTCTTCCTGACAAACGGCCAGGTTGTTCAGGGCATCGTTGCCGGCATCCATCCGTAACAACAAGGGTTTCTCTGTCATGCTTTTGGCCCGAGGAATCATCTCCCGCAGTTTTTGGTCCACCTCTTTCTGGACATGGGTGCGCCCTTCGCGCAACTCGGCATACAACCCGTACCCTTCCCGGCCAATATAGGCCAATAAGGGGGCATAGCCATCACAGCCTTTGTAGGTCCGGCTCACGCCTTCTTTGTGGGTATCGGTGTTATCAAAAGGNCACTGGGCTCAAGACCTGCCTTTCTGGGTAACCGGACCATTTCATCCAGCAGGATATTCCGCCACTTTCTGATCTGGGCCAGCCCATCTAGACGCTGGCGGAGCCGGGCTCGAGACGGCACACTTTTGAGCTGAAGGGCATATTGGGATTTTACCCGCACTTTCCATTCGGAAAAATGGAAAGTGTTTGCAGCGGAGGGAGAGCTTCCGAGCGTTCCTTATTTCGCTATACAATCATAAGCCAAACGAGAATTTGATCGGGTTTTGGGCGCATGACCGGGAGGAGGTGGACGGGATTGCAGAGTTTGTTGTTCGATATGGGGGCACCATCGACAGCGGTCCCTGGCAGTTCCCGATCAGTCCGACTTATTATGCGGTTTATTTTCAGGATCCTTGCGGAAACAAGTATGAAATGGTCCACCGATTAAATTGATTCAGCACCCGTTGTTGCCCAGCCGAAACCTTTTCTTGCTGCTAGCTTCTTTTAGTGGATATCGGTTACGGTTTACGATTTTTGCGGGCAATTTCCCGCTTGACGGCCGGTGCCACTTTAGTACCCAGCAGTTCGATGGCACGCAACACTTTTTTGTGCGGCAGCGTGCCGACGGTCAATTGCAGAAGGAAGCGATCGTGGCCGAAAATTTCATGCTGGAACAAGATTTTTTCGATCACCTGCTCAGGGCTGCCGACAAAATTGGCGCCCCGTAAGGAAAGAGAGAATTCGAACTGCTCCCGGGTCAATGGCGGCCAACCGCGTTCCCGTCCCAGCCGATCCATCATCGTTTTAAACGCTGGAAATGCAATGTCAGCTGCTTCCCGCGACGAATCGGCGAGAAAACCATGTGAATTGATACTGAGGCGTGGCGTTTCGTGCCCCGCCTTTTGCGCTGCCTCCCGGTGTAATTGAGCAAAGGGGGCGAACCGTTCGGGCAGACCACCGATGATGCCCAGTGCCATCGGAAGACCGAGCATGCCTGCACGGACGGCCGACTCCGGGGTTCCTCCAACGGCTATCCAAACCGGAAGCGGATTTTGCAGAGGCCGCGGATAGATCCCTAGATTGTCCAGCGACGGACGATGCTTTCCCGCCCATGTGACCCGTTCGGATTCTCGCAGCTTGAGCAGCAGATCAAGCTTTTCTTCAAAAAGCTCGTCATAATCTTTCAGGTCGTAGCCAAAAAGGGGAAAGGATTCGATAAACGAACCGCGGCCGACCATGATTTCAGCGCGGCCTTGAGTGAGCAGGTCCAAGGTGGCAAATTGTTGAAACACCCTCACCGGATCGTCAGAGCTTAAGACGTTTACTGCACTGGTCAACCGAATGCGTTTGGTGCGGGTCCCGGCAGCGGCAAGCACTACCGCTGGAGCCGATACGGTGTAGTCGGGACGATGATGTTCACCAATGCCGAACACATCCAGTCCGACTTGATCGGCTAGTTCAATTTCCTCCATCAAGTTTTGCAGCCGTTCCCCCGGGCTAATCAATTGACCGGTTTCCGGATCAACCGTCCGTTCTCCAAATGTGTAAATGCCGATTTCCATTCGTTGACCCCTCCTTTGATTACTGTTCGTTCATAGTTAGATTTAACTTATCTTATTTATTCGACGTCAGGCAATAAAAAGGGCTTAAGGCAGCAATCGCCTTTCCTCAAGGGTGTTTTGCTATGGATGGGAAGTTCGTTTCGGACAATTTTATTGTAAGAAAAATTTAGCTGACAAGGAAGACGAGACGCCCCAAGATTTTTCCCTAATTTGCTTATGGAGAGGGAATGCTGGTGCTTAAATTGCAAGAATAAATGCAACAACTCCCTAAATTTTAAGCATAGGGTTGATCGTTTTCGATCCAGATTGTTTTCTTTTCCACAGGCGTTCTAGTCCGTAGCGGTGGTTCAATATCGGGGTAACCGAGATAAATAAAGCCCATCAGTTCATCTTCTTCCTTTAAACCGAACAATGCCTTCATTTTCGGATGATAAGCAGGTTTTCCGGTGCGCCATATCGCACCCAGTCCTAAAGCATGAGCGGTGAGAAGCATATTTTGGATCGCCGCACTGACAGCTGCTTGTTCTTCTATTTTCTCGACATTGGGTTTCGCAACTGCTGGCGTACAAGCAACAGCAATGATGACCGGGGCCCGGAAGGCTTTTGCTTCTGCCCGTTTTAGTTTCTCCCGGTTTTGGGGTGTGTCTGGATCCTCCATTCCCTCTTTGGCAATCTCAGCCAGTATGCGCCCCAAAGGACGCCTGCCTTCTCCAGTCAGCACGAAAAATTTCCATGGTTCGGTCATATGGTGATTGGGAGCCCAGCTGGCCGCCTCCAATATTTTTTCAATCTTGTCCTTCTCCACCAGGTCCGGTTTCACCTTGCCAATACTGCGCCGGGTACGAATAGCTTTGAGTACGTCCATCACCATTCACCTCACAAAATGGCTTTTGTTTTATCATCAGGACAACTTCCAGTAGGAGAGTATAATCATGGCCATGATAAGGGCCAAAAACGTAAACAGCAGAATCTGTAAAAACGGTGAATGCACACGTCTGGTTTTTGTTTGTTTGCGCCTCCGCCCGTGTTTGGTATGCCGCGGAGGAAGTGAACTTGATTCTTTTGGTTGAGTATATCCCTGATGTGGCTTGCTTATCCCTTCAAAAGATGAATGCTGCCTTTTGACTTCCATTGTATATAACACCCTTTATGTGGTTACTGCCATTCACAATCAGTTGTATTTTGCCCCTTTAACATTCGGCACTGCTGCCCAAAATCCTCTTTTTTTCGACACCCGTTATTCTTTGTGAAACAGACGGTAACGCAACATGACGCCCAATGTAAAATCAATGGCAAAGTGGGCCGTAAATACAGCCCAAAAACTTCCGGTCCACTCATATAACCCGCCAAACCCAAAACTGATCACAATGACCAGCAAGGCATACAGCCATTGATTAAAATAGCGAAAATGGATAAGCGCAAACATTAAGCTGGCCCAAAACCAGCCCAATAAATTTTGAAGGACGGCCCTGAACAACCATTCCTCAACCAAGGCAACACCTACTGCGATCAAGGCGATTTGCCATACATTGACGTCTCGGAATAAACGCTCATTAACACCGCCATCATCAAAGTATGATTTGGGCACAAATCTCATTAACACGAAATCAATGAGCAGCACAATGGCAGCAAATCCTAGGCCTGCTGCAACCGCAAACAAAAGCCGCTCAGTATGAAACAGATCAGTCAAGAAAACCTTCCGCCGCAGAAAAAAGTGATAGAGGATGAGTCCGGCCACCAGCAGAATGCCCTGGGTTAGGACAAGATTAAGATATAATGTGCGGTTGTCCATTTGTTCCAACATATCGCGCTTGTTCATGTTAATCTGCTCCTTCGACTGGCCACAGCCGCCTGACTTTTTCTTGCCAGGTTAACGCATGAGCCCGGGACGTGCGACATGGATTTTCCACGTCCGTCCAAATCACGTCAGAGGCGAGGCCGCAATGATCACAACAGCTCTCAGGCTTAATACTTTGTTCTCTAAAGGATTGCTGATGGGGGTGGGCAAAATAGTCCAGGATAAACCGGCGCCTGCAATTGGGACGCTTCAGATTTAGCCAGTGATACATATGCTGAATCTTTTTCAGCTTATGTCGCCTTAAGACCTCCAATGTCTTTCTTATCTGCTCCCTGAGCTCAGGTGTTACTTGTCCTGTAACAGCGACAGGCTGCTGTTCTTTAAACCGCTGGAAACGGCACACCTCCAGCTGTTCCAGATAAAACAGGGCCGTCTCCAGCGCTTGGGCTGAACAACCCACTTGTTCACACAGTTTAACAAAAGGCACAAGAAGGTCTTTTCCAAAATAATAGTCAAAAAGTGTGAACAGGCGCTGCAAATGGGATTCCTGCAGATATTCCTGCTCAACAAAATGATAGGGAATCTGTTTATCTCCTTCTTGGACAAGCACGTAAGAGAGCCCTCTCTCTCCATCACGGCTGGCACGGCCCATTTCCTGCACATAGCTTTCCAAGTTAGGTGGAAAATGATAATGAATGACAAAGCGGATGTCAGGCTTATTAATCCCCATCCCAAAGGCACTGGTGGCGCAAATCAGCCGCAAGTCACCCTGGAGGAATTGATGTTGGATCTTCTGCCGCTCATCACTGCTCATTCCCCCGTGATAATAGGCCACATCATGAATCCCTCTGGAGATCAACGTCTGGCAGACCTCTTCCGCTTTTTGGCGGGAAGAAAAATAAATCATCCCGGGATCATGCCGTTTTTGCAAAAAGTTCTCGATTTTGGCCAGTTTCTCCGCTTCTCCATTCACCTTTTCTACATAGATGGCAATATTGGGCCGGTCAACACTGTAAATAAAAGTCTGAGGGTCGACCAGTCTTAAACAGCGACAGATATCCTCCACCACTTCCCTGGTCGCTGTGGCGGTGAGTGCCAAACAGGGTGGCCGTCCAAGCACCTCCCTTACATCGGCCAGCTTCAAATAATCAGTACGAAAATCATGCCCCCACTGGGATATGCAGTGAGCCTCATCCACCACAAACAGGGCTATATGCAGCTGTTTTAAATGGTGTAGAAGTTGGTGGTTTTGAATCCCTTCCGGGGATACATACAGCAAACGATAGCGGTGAAGATCCCTTAGGATCAGCTGACGTTCAGACAAGGATAGCCCGCTGTGCAGCGCCATCACATCTTTGCGCCCTTGCAGCCGGGCTTCACGCAGTTGATCTTCCATCAATGAAATTAACGGTGTGATCACCACCGTTAAGCCGGACAACACAAAGGAAGGAAGCTGGTAACATAATGATTTTCCTCCTCCGGTCGATTTAACAACCAGTGTATCGTTCCCGCTCAGAACTGAGCAGATAATCTCACGCTGGCCATGACGAAATGACCGGTATCCGAAATGAACCTGCAAAAGCTGTTCAAGATTAACCTTTTCCTCCCCGTAGTTCATCGTTTCCCTGTGGCTCCCCTGTTTCATGCTCCTCTCCCTTTACCAAAGCAAGGCGAATCTGAAAGTAGGAGATATCGTCAGGCAAATGTTCTTTAATAGGGCGTATCCTTTTGGTTTGCAGCCGTTTACTGACCTGCCTGACCGCCTTCATCACATCATCAGAAATAAATTGCCTGTAGTCAAAATCAGGATTGTGAATGGCAATATCGATCACATGATCCTCAATTGTGCTTTGTTTTAACCCTCTCAAGTTTGCTATCTCCTCCAGTGTATGCCCACGCCGAAGCAGCCGATAGGTTTCAAGAGCCGACTGCATCAGGCCGGCCTCTTCCCGCCGGTTCTCCTCAGTCAGCCGGGTAAAAAGAGTGGCTCTCTTTTGACTGAGCAT from Caldalkalibacillus thermarum encodes the following:
- a CDS encoding NUDIX domain-containing protein, encoding MRMVLWGEEDCVSFRGAYHHRVELKLFPKEFHEAGHVVALALYQNQLVFTRHKRRGIEWPGGKVEKGESPLEAVVRELKEETGGVARSVWLVGQYTVFPAGETPFVKNIYVAVISHLVQHYVTGEDTYGPVLCDPNIHPSEEQGYSPLVCDGVFDRVRQTVLKIRSVY
- a CDS encoding SDR family oxidoreductase, yielding MPSRVALITGGASGLGVQTAQHLAAQGIHVMINYRQSRDKALALQQRIIEQGVRCGLVQGDVSRKEDCRRMVRQTVDQLGSLDILINNAGPYIFERKKLVAYTDEEWELMINGNLSAAFYLCREAIPHMRQKKWGRIINLGFSHAHEATGWMHRAAFAAAKVGLVSLTKSLAMEESEYGITVNMVCPGDIVGPHKEQTIKQVRQERSFNLAPIGRPGSGEDIARVIAFLVQEDSDFITGSIIDINGGLNVQAKQLTRNKKEGKPR
- a CDS encoding isoprenylcysteine carboxyl methyltransferase family protein, encoding MARREGARLTFFWGVISFVIAQRLLELGIAARNGQWMKSQGAYEVGREHYKYMVLVHVGFFLSLILEVQLWRKGLPPWWAWLFAVFVLAQVLRVWCIASLGKFWNTRIFVLPGVKLVTSGPYRFVRHPNYAVVLVEFVTLPLMFEAYFTAGLFTLLKIMLLAVRIPLEEKALQEATNYAQVFGAKSRLIP
- a CDS encoding type III polyketide synthase; translation: MPAIISVHCQTPPYRVSQREVVDSVKTLFKDDYADLERYLKVFENANIDQRYFSAPLNWFSTERSFQEKNDRFIREACRLGVAAINKCLSDPRFLKRKIQPGEISAIIFISSSGLATPTIEARIMNLLPFSPHTVRLPIWGLGCAGGAAGIARACDYCLAHPEQSVLVLSVELCSLTFQHQDKSKSNLVGTSLFADGAACVLVAGDQSPLLKLSFLRSVPWIVGSQSSFKPHSEDVMGWEIKNEGFYVVFSKSIPFVIKDWLRPNVEQFLARHRLQLERCQHWIVHPGGQKVLEAYSVALGIPLSRLSTAQYVLKNYGNMSSATVLFVLEHFLRQEIEWGDYGLLTALGPGFSSEMVLLQWQEGRGRA
- a CDS encoding spore coat protein yields the protein MVTKQDPNVIANPSSNQPKGPQMNDRDRMNDCLATEKYLCQSINTATWEASHDQLHQDLKTILNQTQECHRNLYNLMFKKGWYKLQAADQMQIDNTYQQFSNYTAQLPYQNQMQ
- a CDS encoding YjcZ family sporulation protein, which translates into the protein MSGAYPVSPWSSFALIVVLFILLIIVGCGCFLGHVAY
- a CDS encoding transposase yields the protein MFGHIKGNRSFRRFSLRGLDKVHVEFGIVALAHNILKVAGIRQLLSDKNRKNIKASGEKRIVFLHLLHFKDLSDSHVRRGVG
- a CDS encoding transposase, producing the protein MSRIQEDIKNAKNWTYCEEDDCFICPNGRRVTFKKYKNKKNPSGYEQSFKIYECEDCTDCPLKAKCTKAKGNRQVHWNPIFEEMKAEEMKAKAKTALECEEKAAIYARRKVEAELVCSVTSRAIGRSADFLCGASTRYMSSLGLWH
- a CDS encoding transposase encodes the protein MSRTYKGCDGYAPLLAYIGREGYGLYAELREGRTHVQKEVDQKLREMIPRAKSMTEKPLLLRMDAGNDALNNLAVCQEEGVHFIIKRNLRRESPEA
- a CDS encoding LLM class flavin-dependent oxidoreductase codes for the protein MEIGIYTFGERTVDPETGQLISPGERLQNLMEEIELADQVGLDVFGIGEHHRPDYTVSAPAVVLAAAGTRTKRIRLTSAVNVLSSDDPVRVFQQFATLDLLTQGRAEIMVGRGSFIESFPLFGYDLKDYDELFEEKLDLLLKLRESERVTWAGKHRPSLDNLGIYPRPLQNPLPVWIAVGGTPESAVRAGMLGLPMALGIIGGLPERFAPFAQLHREAAQKAGHETPRLSINSHGFLADSSREAADIAFPAFKTMMDRLGRERGWPPLTREQFEFSLSLRGANFVGSPEQVIEKILFQHEIFGHDRFLLQLTVGTLPHKKVLRAIELLGTKVAPAVKREIARKNRKP
- a CDS encoding nitroreductase family protein encodes the protein MDVLKAIRTRRSIGKVKPDLVEKDKIEKILEAASWAPNHHMTEPWKFFVLTGEGRRPLGRILAEIAKEGMEDPDTPQNREKLKRAEAKAFRAPVIIAVACTPAVAKPNVEKIEEQAAVSAAIQNMLLTAHALGLGAIWRTGKPAYHPKMKALFGLKEEDELMGFIYLGYPDIEPPLRTRTPVEKKTIWIENDQPYA
- a CDS encoding CPBP family intramembrane glutamic endopeptidase, whose product is MNKRDMLEQMDNRTLYLNLVLTQGILLVAGLILYHFFLRRKVFLTDLFHTERLLFAVAAGLGFAAIVLLIDFVLMRFVPKSYFDDGGVNERLFRDVNVWQIALIAVGVALVEEWLFRAVLQNLLGWFWASLMFALIHFRYFNQWLYALLVIVISFGFGGLYEWTGSFWAVFTAHFAIDFTLGVMLRYRLFHKE
- a CDS encoding RecQ family ATP-dependent DNA helicase → MKQGSHRETMNYGEEKVNLEQLLQVHFGYRSFRHGQREIICSVLSGNDTLVVKSTGGGKSLCYQLPSFVLSGLTVVITPLISLMEDQLREARLQGRKDVMALHSGLSLSERQLILRDLHRYRLLYVSPEGIQNHQLLHHLKQLHIALFVVDEAHCISQWGHDFRTDYLKLADVREVLGRPPCLALTATATREVVEDICRCLRLVDPQTFIYSVDRPNIAIYVEKVNGEAEKLAKIENFLQKRHDPGMIYFSSRQKAEEVCQTLISRGIHDVAYYHGGMSSDERQKIQHQFLQGDLRLICATSAFGMGINKPDIRFVIHYHFPPNLESYVQEMGRASRDGERGLSYVLVQEGDKQIPYHFVEQEYLQESHLQRLFTLFDYYFGKDLLVPFVKLCEQVGCSAQALETALFYLEQLEVCRFQRFKEQQPVAVTGQVTPELREQIRKTLEVLRRHKLKKIQHMYHWLNLKRPNCRRRFILDYFAHPHQQSFREQSIKPESCCDHCGLASDVIWTDVENPCRTSRAHALTWQEKVRRLWPVEGAD